DNA from Streptomyces sp. NBC_01260:
CATCACCTACAGCGGCACCCCCGCCGCGCCCGAGCGGGTGCGGCAGGCGGTCCGGCTCTTCGGTGACGTGCTGATCCAGGTGTACGGCACGACGGAGGCCGGCGGCATCTCCAGCCTCAACCCGCTGGACCACCGCGAACCGGAGCTCCTCGGCTCGGTCGGCCGGCCCTTCCCCTGGGTACGCGTCGAGATCCGGGCACCCGGCAGCACGACGGCGCTGGGGCGCGGGCAGAGCGGCGAGATCTGGGTCAGCTCGGCCACGGTCTCGGCGGGCTACCTGGACGACCCGGAGCTGACCGCCAGGACGCTCAGGGACGGCTGGCTGCGCACCGGGGACCTCGGGCACTGGGACACCTACGGCTATCTGCGCCTGGACGGCCGGGTCGGCGACGTCATCAAGCACGGCGGGCTCAAGCTGGACCCGGCCGCGATCGAGGACGCGCTGACGGCGCACCCCCAGGTGCGGCAGGCCGCCGTCTTCGGGGTCCGCGACGCCGACCTCGTCGAGCAGGTGCACGCCGCGGTCGAACTCCACTCGGGCGCCGGGCACACCTCCTGCGACCTGCGTGACTACGTGGCGGCGGCGCTCACCCCGGAACACACCCCGGTCAGCGTCTCCGTCTGGCCCGAACTGCCGCTCACGCCCGCCGGGAAACCGGACCGCGCCCATCTGCGCAGCGTGACCGCACCGGTGCGGGCCCAACCCCCAGGACCCGCGCGCGCCGCACCCCTCCCGTCACCCGGCGAGGACGCGGAAGCGCGCGGTACGGGCCCGCCGGGGCCCGGCCACGCCGCCTGTCGGCGTACCGGTACGCGCAACAGAAAGGGCGCTCCATGACCGCATACGGCCACTTCGCCAGGTCACTGCGACTGCGGCGGCTCTACCGCCACAGCACGGCCGGCCTGATGATCACCCCTCTCGACCACTCGATCAGTGACGGACCCGTGGTGCCCAAGGGCACGACGCTCGACCAGCTCGCCGGCCGGCTGGCCGCCGGCGGCAGCGACGCGGTCGTCGTGCACAAGGGCAGCGTGCGCCACATCAGCCCGGAGCGGTTCGCCGCGATGTCGCTGATCATCCATCTCAACGCGTCCACCAACCAGGCACTCGACCCGAACGCCAAGTACGTGGTGACCGAGGTCGAGGAGGCGCTGCGGCTCGGCGCGGACGCGGTCAGCGTCCACGTCAACCTCGGCTCCGACGACGAACGGCAGCAGATCGGCGACCTCGGGCGGATCGCCGACGCCTGTGACCGCTGGAACCTGCCGCTGCTCGCCATGGTGTACCCGCGCGGCCCGCGCATCACCAACCCGCGTGACCCGGAGATGGTGGCGCACGCCGTCACCGTGGCGTCCGATCTGGGCGCGGACCTGGTCAAGACCGTCTTCCTCGGCTCCACCGCGGAGATGCTCGACCTGACCGCGGCCTGCCCGGTGCCGGTCCTGGTCGCGGGCGGCCCCGCGCTGCCCGCCGAGGAGGACGTGCTGCGGTACGTCCGCGACGCGCTGGCCGGCGGCGCGGGCGGGGTGGCGATGGGCCGCAACATCTTCCAGGCGCAGAACCCGCAGCGGCTCGCGGCGAAGGTCGCCCGGCTGGTCCACCACTTCCCCGAACAGCACTTCGGCCCGGACCCGTTCCCGGCCGCCGACCGGACGGACGAGCGGCTGACGCCCGACCACGCCCCGGATCACCTCGGAGCCCCGGCGCCCTCCGACGAGAACACCCACCACCTTTCCGATCTGACAGGAGGTCCGCATCATGACGGACGCAAAACTGTGCTGGCTTGACGTTCGCGGAACCGGCAACGCCACCGCCGCCGTACTCGAGGAAGCGATGCACCAGCGGATCGACGGCATCGTCGCCGCCGACCCGGCCGTCTTCAACGGACTGCCGCCCACCGTGCGCAAGATCCTGCTCTTCCCCGACGGCCTCGACGCCGTCCCCGCCGACCTCGGCGCCACCGACGTGGTCATCGTCCCCGGCGGCCGGGACGCCCGGTCGGAGCTGATGGCCGCGCACCCCGGCGTGGAGTTCGGCCGGTACGTCGAGATCGTGGACGCCGACACCCTGGAGGACGCCTGCCTGGCGGCCCGCCTAGAGCCGTGGAGCATCCTCGACTTCCGCGACCCGACCAAGATCCCGCTGGAGATCGTGATCGCGGCGGCGACCGGCTCGCCCGGCTCGATCATCACGACCGCGTCCAACACCGAGGAGGCCGAGATCATCTACGGCGTGCTCGAACTCGGCTCGGACGGGGTGCTGATGCGGGCCGACACCGTCGGCAACGCGACCGCCCTGCGTACCGCGGCCACCTCCCGCAGCGGTGAGATCCCGCTGGTGGAGCTGACCGTCGTCAAGGCCACCCACATCGGCATGGGCGAGCGGGCCTGCGTCGACACGACGACTCACTTCCGCAAGGACGAGGGCATCCTCGTCGGCAGCCACTCCAAGGGCATGGTCCTGTGCGTCAGCGAGACCCACCCGCTGCCGTACATGCCGACCCGCCCCTTCCGGGTCAACGCCGGCGCCCTGCACTCGTACACCGTCTCGGAGAACGGCCGCACCAACTACCTGAGTGAACTGCACTCCGGGAGCACGGTCCTGGCCGTCGACGTCAAGGGCCGGACCCGTCCGGTCAGCGTCGGCCGGGTGAAGATAGAGACCCGGCCGCTGATCTCCATCGACGCGGTGGCCCCGGGCGGCCAGCCGGTCAACCTGATCCTCCAGGACGACTGGCACGTGCGGGTGCTGGGTCCGGGCGCCGCGGTCCTCAACTCCACCGAGCTGAAGCCGGGCGACACGATCCTCGGCCACCTGCCGACGGCGGACCGCCATGTCGGCTACCCGATCGACGAGTTCTGCCTGGAGAAGTAGTCCGGCGCGGGCCCACCCGCGTAGCACCATCCGTACGATCCGCATCACCTCGCCACGCCCCGGCACCTCTTGTGCCGGGGCCGACGCGGGTGTCCGGACGCTGCCCAGGGGGCCGCTCACAGCAGCCCGTGCTCGATCGCGATACGGGCCGCGTCGAACCGGTTGCGGCCACCCAGCTTCTTGATCGCGGCCGAGGTCAGATTGCGTACGGTCCCGCCCGCCAGGAACAGCTCCCCCGCGATCTCCTTGACGGTCGCCCCGCCGGCGGTGAGCCGCAGCACGTCCACCTCGCGCACACTCAGCGAGGCATCACCCACGGCCACTGTCCGCAGCAGCGAGGGATCGACCGTCAGACAGCCCCCCGCCACCCCCATCAGCGTCGTGATCAGCTGCGGCAGCCGCGCGTTCTTCGGTACGACGCCCAGCGCCCCGGCCGCGACCGCCCGGTCCACCACCGACTGCGTCGCCGCGCCCACCATCAGCACGACACCGCACCTGAGGTGCTGGGTGCGCACATCGGCGGCGGCCCGCAGGGCCTTGCCGCCCATGGTGGACTCACCGAGCAACAGCACGGTCGGCCGGTGCCGTTCGACGGCGGGAAGCACCGACTCGTAGGACGTGGCGAGCCCCACGACCTCCAGTCCGTCGGCACTGTTCAGGGTCTCGGCGAAGGCTTCCAGGACGAGTTGGTGGTCGCCGGCGACGACGATTCGTACGGACATGTGATCAACCCCCGTATGGTTGACGGATCCGCTGAGCGGCGAATCCTCAGCAGGATTGCGGTCTGCGGTGCAGCAACTGGTCCACGAGCCCGTGGGCCGCCTCCTCATGGCCTTCGGTGCAGTCGGCCATGTCGATCTCGATGTGCCGTGCGCCGGGCGGCAGCGCGGCGGCGACCGTCGCCGACATGGTGCGGTAGGCCGCCGTCCGCTCCCCGGTGCAGGGGGCCGCGGGGATCACCACCACGCAGACGGCGACGGAACCCAGGTCCGCGGCGATCTGGGCGGGCAGCGTGCGGAAGGTGTCGGCCCGTTCGATGTCGGCCCGGTAGGGCAGGGCAACCATCCCGATCTCGGCCAACTCCTTGCAGAGGAAGGCCGCGTTGGTGGCCGCGTCGTCGCCACGTCCCCGGTGCTCCGCCCCGACCACCGCGACCTTCGCGCCGGCGGCACAGAGCCGGATGGTGATGATCCGGCCAATTCCGGTGGTGGCGTCGACGACGAGAACGACACGGCCTTCGAGGGCTTCAGGCGCGTAACTCTCTGCATGGGACACCGCGGCTCCTGAGCAGTTAATGTGTTGAACGTGTGAACTGGTGAGCCAGGGGAGTTGCGTGGTGCGCGACGCGACCTGCGTCGACTGCCACGTGCCTGACTCGGCACGTGCGCACGAGTCGGCCGCGATCCGGGGGAGACACACGTGGACGAGGTTTCGTCGCTCGATCAGGAGACGCTCGCGGTCTACCGCGCGATCCTTTTCCACAAGGAACACGATCCGCTCAAACTCGCCCAGCTGCTCGACATGGATACCGGTGGAGTGGAGGAGGCCCTGGGACGGCTCTCGCAGCTGTCCCTGCTCGCACCGTCCCGTGACTCACCCGGAACCCTGCGCGCGGTCAACCCGTCACTCGGCCTGAAGGTCCTGCTCCAGCGGGAACAGGACGAACTGGCCGCGCGCCAGCAGCGCATCGAACAGAACCGCGCGGCGCTGGCCGCCCTCGCCGCCGAGTACACGGCCTCCGGCCGCTCCTCCTCCGACCGGACCGAACAGCTCGACAACGTCGACGACATACGGATCAGGCTGGAGGCCCTCGCCGAGTCCTGCCAGCGCGAGTCCCTGGCCTTCCACCCCGTGGGCGGGCTGACCGAGGAGTCGATCGAGGCGGGCCGGCCGCTGAACGAGCGGGCACTCGCCCGCGGGGTCCGGTTCCGTTCGATCTACCTCGACAGCGTCGCCAACGACCGGGTGACCAAGGCGCACGCCCAGTGGATGGCGGAACGGGACAGCGAGATCCGTACCTCACCCACCCTGCCGATGCGGCTGCTCATCGTCGACACGACCGCCGCCGTCGTCGCCGGCCTGCCCGGTCAGGCGGGCCCCTCCGCGCTGCTGTTCAGCAGTCAGCCGGTGGTGCTCGCCATGCGGGCCCTGTTCGAGGCGTACTGGGAACACGCGGCCCCCCTGCACGGCCCCGGACATCCGGGCGAGGCCCTGGCCTGCGGGCTCACTCCGCAGGAGCGCAAGCTCCTCCAGCTCCTGTCCAGCGGTCTCACCGACGACGCGGTGGCCCGTGCGCTGGGCATCGGGGTCCGCACCGAGCGGCGCATCATGGCCGAGCTGATGGAGCGGCTCGGCGCGTCCAGCCGGTTCGAGGCCGGGGTGCAGGCGACGCGTCGGCAGTGGATCTGACGCGCGGCGCCCGCCGTGCCACCGGCCCGCTTCACGAGGAGGCCGGCGCCACCGGCCACACGAAGTCGCCCGGCATCCGCTGGCCGCCCGATCCGTCCCCCGGCGCGACCGGCCAGACGAAGTCGTCCGGCGTACGCGGGTTGCCACCCGGAGCCGTCGGCCACACGAAGTCGAGGGTGCCGTGCTGCGTCGCCGCCACGCCCACCCCTGCGGCCTGAGCGGGAGCCGCCCAGACGAGGGCGCCCAGCACTCCGGCGGCCAGGGTGGTGACGACGGCGGTACAGCGGGTGGCACGGGTGGCTCGGGACATGGCTGGTCTCCATTCCAGGCGCGACGATGACCGGATCGGCAGTGCGTTCGGAGCCAGTGGTGCTCGGTAGCTCCCCCGGACCGGTTCGCGATTTCCGCGTTCCGGCCGCTGAGATGAGATAACCACCGGCACCGCCCGGCTGTCCGCCTCCTGCGAGGCCAGGAAGCTGCCTGGCAGGGAGTTGCCCAGCCGCGGACCACGCTCGTGACCGCCTCCCTCCAGCAACACCCCTTAGGCTGTTCCCCTTTGCGCGCCGCTGAGCCGAGGGAGACACCACCGTGGAACGCCGCCCGGACGAGAAGTACCCGCCGATCGAGCCGTACGAGCAGGGGATGCTCGATGTCGGCGAAGGCAACCTCGTGTACTGGGAGGCGTGCGGCAACCCGGCCGGCAAACCCGCCGTCGTCGTGCACGGCGGACCGGGCTCGGGGTGCGCGGAGCGGCCCCGGCAGTACTTCGACCCGGAACGCTACCGCGTGATCCTCTTCGACCAGCGGGGCTGCGGCCGCTCCACCCCGCACGCGAGCGACCCGGCCGCCGACATGCGGTTCAACACGACGGACCGGCTGATCGCCGACATGGAGCGGCTGCGCGTCCGGCTGGGCATCGACAAGTGGCTGCTCTACGGGGGTTCCTGGGGCTCGACGCTGATCCTCGCGTACGCCGAGCAGTACCCGGAGCGGGTCAGCGAGATCGTGATCCCGGCCGTGACCACGACCCGCCGCTCCGAGATCGACTGGCTGTACCGGGTCGCGGGGCGGATCTTCCCCGAGGCATGGGACCGGTTCCGGGCCGGGGTCCCGGAGGCCGCGAGCGACGCGACCCCCGACGTGCTCGCCGCGTACGCCCGGCGGACGGAGAGCCCCGACCCGGAGGTGCGGGCGCGGGCGACGGCCGACTGGTGCGCCTGGGAGGACGCGGTGCTCTCCCAGGAGGCGTACACCGGACCGCCGCCGTACAGCGGCCGGCCCGCACGCGCGCAGCAGGCACTGGTGCGGATCTGCGCGCACTACTTCTCCCACGGCGCCTGGCTGGAGGAGGGGCAGCTGATCCGGGACGCCGGGCGGCTGGCGGGAATCCCGGGCGTGCTGGTGCACGGGCGGTTCGACCTGGGCGGCCCGCTGGGCACCGCGTGGGAGCTGGCGAAGGCGTGGCCGGACGCGGAACTGACCGTGATCGACGACGCGGGCCATCTCGGCGGGGCGGCGACGAGCCGGGCGGTGCTGGCGGCGCTGGACCGGTTCGCGGACCGATAGCGGGCCCGCCGCGCCCGTCCACCCGGCGCCGAGCGGGCCCCCCACCGCCCCGCCCGAACGGCTGCACGTCGCCCAGCGGGGTCCTCGCGGGCTCGCCTACGGGACCCCGCTCCGGTCCGGCGGCGACACTGCCGGTCGCCTGCGGCATCTGGCTCCTCACCGCACTGGCCCTGGGCCGGCTCCCGGCACCCGCGGCGCCGCGGACCGGGTGAGACCGCCGCGCCGCGGAGATCCGCCCTTGCTTCGAGCGGACTCCAAGGCGTTGGCTTGGCCTCATGAAGTACACGCAGCTCGGACGCACCGGACTCAAAGTCAGCCGCCTCGTGCTGGGGACGATGAACTTCGGCCCCCAGACCAACGAGAGCGACAGCCACGCCCTCATGGACGCCGCCCTGGACGCGGGTGTCAATTTCTTCGACACCGCGAACGTCTACGGCTGGGGCGAGAACAAGGGCCGTACCGAGGAGATCCTCGGCACCTGGTTCGCCCAGGGAGGCGACCGCCGCGACAAGGTCGTCCTCGCCACCAAGGTCTACGGCAACATGGCCGCCGACGGCGAGGCCTGGCCCAACCACGACAAACTGTCCGCGCTCAACA
Protein-coding regions in this window:
- a CDS encoding 2-amino-3,7-dideoxy-D-threo-hept-6-ulosonate synthase, which codes for MTAYGHFARSLRLRRLYRHSTAGLMITPLDHSISDGPVVPKGTTLDQLAGRLAAGGSDAVVVHKGSVRHISPERFAAMSLIIHLNASTNQALDPNAKYVVTEVEEALRLGADAVSVHVNLGSDDERQQIGDLGRIADACDRWNLPLLAMVYPRGPRITNPRDPEMVAHAVTVASDLGADLVKTVFLGSTAEMLDLTAACPVPVLVAGGPALPAEEDVLRYVRDALAGGAGGVAMGRNIFQAQNPQRLAAKVARLVHHFPEQHFGPDPFPAADRTDERLTPDHAPDHLGAPAPSDENTHHLSDLTGGPHHDGRKTVLA
- a CDS encoding 3-dehydroquinate synthase II, whose product is MTDAKLCWLDVRGTGNATAAVLEEAMHQRIDGIVAADPAVFNGLPPTVRKILLFPDGLDAVPADLGATDVVIVPGGRDARSELMAAHPGVEFGRYVEIVDADTLEDACLAARLEPWSILDFRDPTKIPLEIVIAAATGSPGSIITTASNTEEAEIIYGVLELGSDGVLMRADTVGNATALRTAATSRSGEIPLVELTVVKATHIGMGERACVDTTTHFRKDEGILVGSHSKGMVLCVSETHPLPYMPTRPFRVNAGALHSYTVSENGRTNYLSELHSGSTVLAVDVKGRTRPVSVGRVKIETRPLISIDAVAPGGQPVNLILQDDWHVRVLGPGAAVLNSTELKPGDTILGHLPTADRHVGYPIDEFCLEK
- a CDS encoding response regulator transcription factor translates to MSVRIVVAGDHQLVLEAFAETLNSADGLEVVGLATSYESVLPAVERHRPTVLLLGESTMGGKALRAAADVRTQHLRCGVVLMVGAATQSVVDRAVAAGALGVVPKNARLPQLITTLMGVAGGCLTVDPSLLRTVAVGDASLSVREVDVLRLTAGGATVKEIAGELFLAGGTVRNLTSAAIKKLGGRNRFDAARIAIEHGLL
- a CDS encoding SDR family NAD(P)-dependent oxidoreductase, whose translation is MSHAESYAPEALEGRVVLVVDATTGIGRIITIRLCAAGAKVAVVGAEHRGRGDDAATNAAFLCKELAEIGMVALPYRADIERADTFRTLPAQIAADLGSVAVCVVVIPAAPCTGERTAAYRTMSATVAAALPPGARHIEIDMADCTEGHEEAAHGLVDQLLHRRPQSC
- a CDS encoding helix-turn-helix transcriptional regulator, with the translated sequence MDEVSSLDQETLAVYRAILFHKEHDPLKLAQLLDMDTGGVEEALGRLSQLSLLAPSRDSPGTLRAVNPSLGLKVLLQREQDELAARQQRIEQNRAALAALAAEYTASGRSSSDRTEQLDNVDDIRIRLEALAESCQRESLAFHPVGGLTEESIEAGRPLNERALARGVRFRSIYLDSVANDRVTKAHAQWMAERDSEIRTSPTLPMRLLIVDTTAAVVAGLPGQAGPSALLFSSQPVVLAMRALFEAYWEHAAPLHGPGHPGEALACGLTPQERKLLQLLSSGLTDDAVARALGIGVRTERRIMAELMERLGASSRFEAGVQATRRQWI
- the pip gene encoding prolyl aminopeptidase, which translates into the protein MERRPDEKYPPIEPYEQGMLDVGEGNLVYWEACGNPAGKPAVVVHGGPGSGCAERPRQYFDPERYRVILFDQRGCGRSTPHASDPAADMRFNTTDRLIADMERLRVRLGIDKWLLYGGSWGSTLILAYAEQYPERVSEIVIPAVTTTRRSEIDWLYRVAGRIFPEAWDRFRAGVPEAASDATPDVLAAYARRTESPDPEVRARATADWCAWEDAVLSQEAYTGPPPYSGRPARAQQALVRICAHYFSHGAWLEEGQLIRDAGRLAGIPGVLVHGRFDLGGPLGTAWELAKAWPDAELTVIDDAGHLGGAATSRAVLAALDRFADR